A stretch of DNA from Desulfosarcina ovata subsp. ovata:
GGTTGCCATCGGCAATAAGGGCCCTGGCAAAACCACCTTTAAGCGTGCCGTTTCAGGATATGCCGTCCAGACAGCGCGCCGCAATCTCCACCGGATGCATCACCGGCCGGCTGCCCAGCTGGGCCATCTGCATCTCGCAGGTGGGACAATCGGTGACGGCTACATCGGCGCCGGAGGAATCGATCAGGCCCATCAGGTGGTTGCCGATGGTGCGGCTGAGCGATTCATTTTTGGCGGCCAGGCCCCAGGTGCCGGCCATGCCGCAGCAATGACTCTTCAGCGTTGCAAGGGTCAGCCCCGGCACGGAACCCATCAGGCTCGCCGTGCACTGCGGATCGGGCTGGATTTTGAGATGGCAGGGTTGATGATAGGCCGCCGACAGGTTGACCGGCCGCATGCCGGCCGCAGCCATGGCGGGCTGCACCAACCGGCTGAAGTGAATCACCTTCTCGGCCACCTGGCGAATCAGGGGCGTGTTCAGAAGATAGCCCCACTCTTGCAGAAGGGCCAGTCCGCAGGAGGAGCAGGTGACCACGACATAATCCACGCGGCTGAGCAGATCCCCCCAGCGGGCCAGGTTCCGGCGGACCTTCTCCCGCGCCGCATCGGCCATGCCCTTGGTCAGCAGGGGCAGGCCACAGCAGTGCTGTACCGGCGTGTAAACGGTCATCCCCAGCCGGGTCAATGTCTGTACCAAAGCCCTGCCGATACCGGGTCGGATGTAACCGGCGTAGCAACCCGAAAAATAAATCACCCGTTTACCGCCGCTGCCGGCCACCGGCGGAACCTGCCGGAAGAGCGATTCCCGGGCCATGGCCACAAACGGCCGGTGCCGGCTGACGCCGGTGAGCAGTTCTCCTGCCCGGCGGGCCAAACCGAACCGCAGGACCGGTGCCAGCCCTCGGGAAAGCCGGCCACCGTAACGGCCCAAGGTTTCCACGCCGGTCACCAAGCGACTGTGCAGCGTGGGGCCGAAACGCCGCACATAGGCCGCGCGGGCCTCCAGGGCCAGTTTGGGGATATCCACGTTGGACGGGCACTCCAACCGGCAACTGCCGCAGCCCACGCACTGGTCGATAACCGCCTGAAACGCCTTCTGATACAAGGCGCCATCGTCCAGGGCGCCGCTGATCAGCGCCCGCAAGACGTTGGCCTTGGCTTTGGGTGCCGCGGCCTCCCGGCGGGTGAACTTGTAAATGGGGCACATCCGGGTGGCCGTGGTCAGCGTGGTGCACTTGGTGCATCCGTGGCAACGCTCGATAGCGGCCTGCCAGCCCGATGGCCAGTTGAGACTGCGAAAGTTTAAATTCTGCGGCCGGTAGCCGGTGCCATAGCGCAGGTGGCGCATCATCTGGTCCGCGGTCGAGGCGGTTTTGATTTCCGGGTTCAGCAGGTTGTCGGGATCAAGCAGCCGTTTGGTTTTCCGGAAAAGCGGGAAGAGCGCCGGGTATTGCCGCCTGACGTAGGCACTGCGCAGTCGACCGTCACCATGCTCCCCCGAAACGACCCCGCCCAGCCCGCTGACCAGGTCGAAAACACCGTCGGCCAGGGTTTTGAGCAGCCCGACATCCGCAGGGTCCTTGAGGTTCAGCAGCGGCCGGGTGTGCAGCAACCCCTTGGCAATGTGGCCGTAAACCACGAAACGCACCTGGTGTTGGTTGAGCAGGGCGTAGATTCCCGTGAAGTACTCCACCAGCCGGTCGGTGGGCACCACCGCGTCCTCGATGAGAGCCAGAATCTTCTTCTCACCCTTGAGCTTGTAGAGGATCGGCACGGCGGCCTTGCGGATGGCCCAGAAACGGGCCTTTTCCTGGCTGGAGACGGACAGATGGGCATCGTTGGTCAGCTCCCTGGCAGCCAGAAGCGCCAGCACCTGCCGCCCCAATGCTTCGGTCTCCTCAGACCGCCGGCCGTCGAACTCCACCATGAGAACATTGTCGATACCCGCGGGGATCCGCTGGCCAAGCAGCGGGTCACTGGCCCGGGCCAGTTCCAAGAGCGATTTATCCATCACCTCGATGCCGGCCGGCTGCATGGGCAGGATCGCCTGAACCGCCCGGGCGGCCTTATGGATCGTGTCGAAAAAGGCCACCACCAGGCTGTCATGGGCAGGCTTGTCCATCAGCCGGAATTTGAGGCGCGTGGCGATTCCCAGGGTGCCTTCGGCGCCGCAAAAGAGGTGCTGCAGGTGCAGCCGGCCATCCTTGACCAGCCCGCGCAGGTTGTACCCGGCCACATTGTGGCTGACCGCCGGATAGCCCGTTTCGATGGTTTCGCGGTGGTCCAGGTAGCATTGGGCCAGCCGCCCGAAGGGATCGGGAAGTTCGCCCATGGGAATGGTTGACAGCGCCGCTAGGCTGACCATCTGGCCGGAAGCCAGGACCACCTCGGCGTCCATGAGATAATCGGCGACATTGCCGTACTTGACCGCATGGGCGCCCGAAGCGTTGGTCGCCACCATCCCGCCCAGGCTGGCGTATTCCCCGCTGGAAGGATCCGGCGGGAAAAAAAGGCCGCTGCCGGCAAGGGCCGCCTCCATTTCGCCGAGACGGTAACCCGGCTCGCATTCCACGGTTTTTGCATCCCTATCGATGCGGATCAGCCGGTTCATATGGCGGGTAAAATCGACGACCATGCCACGGCCCAGGGCGGATCCGCACAAGCCGCTGCCCGCGCCCCGCGGATGGACGGAAAGGCCGTGGCACCGGGCAAATTCGAGCGTGGCCACCACATCCCGGGTGTGCCTGGGGTAGACCACGGCCTCCGGGCGTATGGAAAAGATGCTGGCGTCGGTGGCCAGCATGCATCGATCGATGGGCGTTCGGGCCAGGTCGCCATCGATCTGACTGGCCAGCGATTCAAATTCTGCGGTCAGCATTTCCTTGGATCCATTTCTTATTCCTTTTCCTCAAACTCTTTCCACGGGTAGTCAATCACTTCCAGCAGCACGCCATTCATTTTCCTGGGATCCACAAAGGCGAATTCACAATCCCGGAAGGGCCGTGCACCGCCGATCAGGGGGTAGTCTTTTTTTTCCAGTTCATCCATGGCCTCACGGGTATTGTCAACATTGAGGCTGACCAGCATGACCCCCTCCCCGCGTTTCTCGATAAACCTGGCCACATCCCCGTCGGGAGTGGTTGACTCCATCAGTTCAAAGCCGATCTCTCCGATCCAGTATCTCGCCACCCTGATTTTCTCGGGTTCATCGATGTAGGCGTCATCCGGTTCGGTCTTGCCCAACACCGGCTCCCACACCTTGCGCGCCGCTTCCAGGTTTTTTACCGCAATACAAATATGATCGACTTTGTTTACCTTCATAAAAGCCCCCTTGGTTGTTGGATCCGTCAAGCCCCGCAGATCCGGCAGATTCATGGTAAGAGTGGTGGGGTAGCACCCCGGAACGTTGAAAACAAGGATAAAGGCGGGGGCATGGGAACCCATCGCAAAATGCCGATATGAGTGACCGCGTTTGGATTGTTTTTTTTTTCGCGGGCATGGCCCCGCTCCTACGCTTGTCAATCGCTTGGTTCTACATCTTTTTCCGTAAGAGCTGGCCATGCCTGCGACCATACTTTTCTAATCCGGCTTCCAAATGCCGTCACCCTGAAATGCCGACAGCCCGCTATTGACAGATCTATCCGATCCCATTTTATGATACAGAAATTTCAGTTTGACTGGGTGAGATTTGCCCAATATAAATCGATAGGATACATTTTCTTAACACTATTTGCCGCCATCGGGATCAAGCTTGCCGCAACGGAACAGTTATGAATACGACCGATCTGATCGTCCTGGCAGCCATGGCCGTTGTGGTCGCCGTCGCATTGGGCGCCTTTGTGCCCATCACGAAATATCTGTTTGACCGCGGCCTGGTCGACCGTAACCAACAGGCGCCGAACATTATCGATTTCTACAAAACCTATGTGGCCCATACCCGAAAAACCACCGGACGGATCGGGACCGCATTCTGGGTTCACGCTGTTTCCGCCGGTCTTTTCATCGTCATCGGTGTGGGATACACGATCTTCCGGTTCATTTTGCCGCGATTGGGCTAAGGCGATTGGCAGATACAGTTCGCGGCTTGGATGAAGGCATAAAAACGCAAACCCGTGGTTACCAGTCATGTCCGATCAAATCAGCCAGAAGCACGAGATGATCCGCAATTCGGTGAGGGAATTTGCCGAAGCGGAAATCAAACCGATCGCCGGCAAACTTGAAAACGAAGCCGTGTTTTCGGTGGAACTGACCCGGGCCATGGGGGCCATCGGCCTGTTCGGCATGGTGGTGCCCGAAGCCTACGG
This window harbors:
- a CDS encoding FAD-binding and (Fe-S)-binding domain-containing protein, whose amino-acid sequence is MLTAEFESLASQIDGDLARTPIDRCMLATDASIFSIRPEAVVYPRHTRDVVATLEFARCHGLSVHPRGAGSGLCGSALGRGMVVDFTRHMNRLIRIDRDAKTVECEPGYRLGEMEAALAGSGLFFPPDPSSGEYASLGGMVATNASGAHAVKYGNVADYLMDAEVVLASGQMVSLAALSTIPMGELPDPFGRLAQCYLDHRETIETGYPAVSHNVAGYNLRGLVKDGRLHLQHLFCGAEGTLGIATRLKFRLMDKPAHDSLVVAFFDTIHKAARAVQAILPMQPAGIEVMDKSLLELARASDPLLGQRIPAGIDNVLMVEFDGRRSEETEALGRQVLALLAARELTNDAHLSVSSQEKARFWAIRKAAVPILYKLKGEKKILALIEDAVVPTDRLVEYFTGIYALLNQHQVRFVVYGHIAKGLLHTRPLLNLKDPADVGLLKTLADGVFDLVSGLGGVVSGEHGDGRLRSAYVRRQYPALFPLFRKTKRLLDPDNLLNPEIKTASTADQMMRHLRYGTGYRPQNLNFRSLNWPSGWQAAIERCHGCTKCTTLTTATRMCPIYKFTRREAAAPKAKANVLRALISGALDDGALYQKAFQAVIDQCVGCGSCRLECPSNVDIPKLALEARAAYVRRFGPTLHSRLVTGVETLGRYGGRLSRGLAPVLRFGLARRAGELLTGVSRHRPFVAMARESLFRQVPPVAGSGGKRVIYFSGCYAGYIRPGIGRALVQTLTRLGMTVYTPVQHCCGLPLLTKGMADAAREKVRRNLARWGDLLSRVDYVVVTCSSCGLALLQEWGYLLNTPLIRQVAEKVIHFSRLVQPAMAAAGMRPVNLSAAYHQPCHLKIQPDPQCTASLMGSVPGLTLATLKSHCCGMAGTWGLAAKNESLSRTIGNHLMGLIDSSGADVAVTDCPTCEMQMAQLGSRPVMHPVEIAARCLDGIS
- a CDS encoding VOC family protein; this translates as MKVNKVDHICIAVKNLEAARKVWEPVLGKTEPDDAYIDEPEKIRVARYWIGEIGFELMESTTPDGDVARFIEKRGEGVMLVSLNVDNTREAMDELEKKDYPLIGGARPFRDCEFAFVDPRKMNGVLLEVIDYPWKEFEEKE